The following proteins are encoded in a genomic region of Bradyrhizobium sp. SK17:
- a CDS encoding WecB/TagA/CpsF family glycosyltransferase, with amino-acid sequence MPERRINPAGRAATADVPRATVGGLRLAVLDRQQTADFMVGVVYPNRRVSRPLYLTSANGEVLSRCSTEPMTDRLFRTADLINADGQPLVMVSKLRSSKPLPERVATTDLFHDVARKAEALGLTFYLFGANEAENKAAIANVRRAYPALKIVGHSHGYLRGDALRAKVDEINALAPDFLWVALGVPYEQAFVDEFMPLLSNVGVIKTSGGLFNFLSGSRPRAPRWMQIVGLEWAWRLWLEPRRLFWRYLTTNPHALYLLFNRSRSSGRD; translated from the coding sequence CTGCCGGAACGGCGCATCAACCCTGCCGGCAGGGCGGCGACCGCCGATGTCCCCCGGGCAACCGTCGGAGGGCTGCGGCTCGCCGTGCTCGATCGCCAACAGACCGCGGACTTCATGGTCGGGGTGGTGTACCCGAACCGGCGTGTCAGCCGGCCTCTGTATTTGACCTCCGCCAATGGCGAGGTGCTGTCGCGCTGCTCGACCGAGCCGATGACCGATCGGTTGTTTCGCACCGCGGATCTGATCAATGCCGACGGGCAGCCGCTTGTCATGGTGTCAAAGCTGCGGTCGTCGAAGCCGCTTCCCGAGCGGGTGGCGACCACCGACTTGTTCCATGACGTCGCGCGCAAGGCGGAAGCGCTCGGGCTGACCTTCTATCTGTTCGGCGCCAACGAGGCCGAGAACAAGGCGGCAATCGCCAATGTCCGCCGGGCGTATCCGGCGTTGAAGATCGTCGGCCATTCGCACGGTTATCTGCGCGGCGACGCGCTGCGGGCCAAGGTGGACGAGATCAATGCCCTGGCGCCGGATTTCCTCTGGGTCGCGCTCGGCGTGCCCTACGAGCAGGCCTTCGTCGACGAATTCATGCCGCTGCTGTCCAATGTCGGCGTCATCAAGACCTCGGGCGGACTGTTCAACTTCCTGTCCGGCTCGCGGCCGCGCGCGCCGAGATGGATGCAGATCGTTGGGCTCGAATGGGCCTGGCGTCTCTGGCTCGAGCCGCGCCGGCTGTTCTGGCGCTACCTGACCACCAATCCGCACGCGCTCTATCTGCTGTTCAACCGGAGCCGGTCGTCCGGCAGGGACTAA
- a CDS encoding GNAT family N-acetyltransferase: MNKNDDAFDVCIDDAFDFLSEDYAELFGRSDATAFQHPLWLDSLYRKLAPAAAAKPLIVVVRARATGALAAVLPLLRVRRGPMRTIEFADLRVSDYLSPVCAATTFADLLQDRHACERLRRLLRPFDLLRMPKLLDARMPIENLLGAPHRSLMDTNAYATVLVAPFEQWQISALGRSYQKELAKKWRQIQKKGELAFSCCDDSVSIGAAMEVMRKFRGPRFQAQGDGDLLQRQEYFDFYSDVALRGVGSFVRLYAMKMDGNVIATALGLVHRDSLLVVMTAFDIEGYKSQSIGALMFERVAQDCIERGDRILDFTIGDEPYKKHFGGQPTPMSSVTQAGSAAGAIALFALKQAPWIKQAVKRVTDFGPIRTSTGTH, translated from the coding sequence ATGAATAAGAATGATGACGCGTTCGATGTCTGCATCGACGACGCATTCGACTTCTTATCCGAAGATTATGCGGAGCTGTTCGGGAGATCGGACGCCACCGCCTTTCAACATCCGCTGTGGCTGGACAGCCTGTATCGAAAACTCGCTCCCGCCGCGGCGGCAAAGCCGCTGATCGTGGTCGTTCGCGCTCGTGCAACCGGCGCGCTGGCGGCGGTGCTGCCGTTGCTGCGCGTGCGCCGCGGACCGATGCGCACGATCGAGTTCGCCGACCTTCGCGTGTCCGACTATCTATCGCCGGTCTGCGCCGCCACGACGTTCGCCGACCTGCTTCAGGACCGGCACGCCTGCGAGCGACTGCGACGGCTGCTGCGGCCGTTCGATCTGCTGCGCATGCCAAAACTGCTCGATGCCAGGATGCCGATCGAGAATCTGCTCGGGGCCCCTCACCGCAGCCTGATGGATACAAATGCCTATGCCACTGTCCTGGTCGCGCCGTTCGAGCAATGGCAGATCAGTGCCTTGGGCCGATCCTACCAGAAGGAGCTGGCAAAGAAGTGGCGCCAGATCCAGAAGAAGGGCGAGCTCGCCTTCTCATGTTGCGACGACAGCGTCTCGATCGGCGCGGCCATGGAGGTGATGAGGAAGTTTCGCGGCCCGCGGTTTCAGGCGCAGGGCGACGGCGACCTGTTGCAGCGCCAGGAGTACTTCGATTTCTATTCGGACGTGGCGCTTCGCGGCGTCGGCTCCTTTGTCCGGCTCTATGCCATGAAGATGGACGGCAACGTCATCGCCACCGCCCTTGGACTGGTCCACCGGGACAGCCTTCTCGTCGTCATGACGGCGTTCGACATCGAGGGATACAAGAGCCAGTCGATCGGTGCGCTGATGTTCGAACGGGTCGCGCAGGATTGCATCGAGCGCGGTGATCGGATTCTGGATTTCACCATCGGCGATGAACCCTACAAGAAGCATTTCGGGGGTCAGCCCACGCCGATGTCGAGCGTGACACAGGCCGGCAGCGCGGCCGGCGCCATAGCCCTGTTTGCGCTGAAGCAGGCGCCCTGGATCAAGCAGGCCGTCAAGCGCGTGACCGACTTCGGGCCGATCCGCACCTCGACCGGCACGCACTGA
- a CDS encoding amidohydrolase family protein, with translation MPADKLFINARLGDGMRRDMLVRDGRIAAIEAAGERPAGIETVDLGDALVVPGFVEGHIHLDTSFYGDTWRPHRPCTNGFDVHERVAFQAENMAAAAPMDVRARNQLDLCIGHGTTQMRSHVMVDGSVGLKSLETILKVRDEYRQLIDIQLVAFPQSGILSSPGTPQLLDEAIRLGANAVGGLDPASFDRDVEGHLDVVFGVAQKHGVDVDIHLHDGGMLGAFEVEQIAARARALGMEGRVAVSHAYGLGDIPADALKKTADILARSGVSIMTNAPGSRPFPPVATLRKAGVTVFSGNDNIRDSWWPYGDGDMLGRAMMIGYRSGFYTDEELAIAFDMITTAGAKALRLEGYGLHVGARADFVTLNAAHIQEAVVARPSGRSVYKGGVLAARDNRVNRPTGPS, from the coding sequence ATGCCGGCCGACAAACTCTTCATCAATGCCAGGCTTGGCGACGGCATGCGCCGCGACATGCTGGTTCGTGACGGCCGCATCGCCGCGATCGAAGCCGCAGGTGAGCGTCCGGCGGGGATCGAGACCGTCGATCTCGGCGACGCGCTTGTCGTGCCTGGATTCGTCGAGGGCCACATCCATCTCGACACCAGCTTCTACGGCGACACCTGGCGGCCGCATCGTCCCTGCACCAATGGCTTCGACGTCCATGAGCGGGTTGCGTTCCAGGCCGAGAACATGGCAGCGGCCGCGCCGATGGACGTGCGGGCGCGCAACCAGCTTGATCTCTGCATCGGACATGGCACGACGCAGATGCGCAGTCACGTCATGGTCGATGGCTCGGTGGGCCTGAAGTCGCTCGAGACCATCCTCAAGGTGCGCGACGAATATCGGCAGCTGATCGACATCCAGCTCGTGGCATTCCCCCAGAGCGGAATTCTCAGCAGTCCCGGCACTCCGCAATTGCTCGACGAGGCGATCAGGCTCGGCGCCAATGCGGTCGGCGGGCTCGACCCGGCGAGCTTCGATCGCGACGTCGAGGGCCATCTCGACGTGGTGTTCGGCGTCGCGCAGAAGCACGGCGTCGATGTCGACATCCATCTCCATGACGGCGGCATGCTCGGTGCCTTCGAGGTCGAGCAGATCGCGGCGCGAGCGCGCGCGCTCGGCATGGAAGGGCGCGTCGCCGTCAGCCACGCCTACGGGCTCGGCGACATCCCTGCCGATGCGCTGAAGAAGACCGCCGACATCCTGGCGCGTTCGGGCGTCTCGATCATGACCAACGCGCCGGGCAGCCGGCCGTTTCCGCCGGTCGCCACGCTCAGGAAGGCCGGCGTCACGGTGTTCAGCGGCAACGACAACATCCGCGACTCCTGGTGGCCTTATGGCGACGGCGACATGCTGGGCCGCGCGATGATGATCGGATACCGCTCCGGCTTCTACACCGATGAAGAGCTCGCGATCGCCTTCGATATGATCACGACGGCCGGCGCCAAGGCGCTGCGGCTCGAGGGCTACGGCCTGCATGTGGGAGCCAGGGCCGATTTCGTGACCCTGAACGCCGCACATATCCAGGAGGCCGTGGTTGCGCGGCCTTCCGGGCGTTCGGTCTACAAAGGCGGGGTGCTGGCGGCGCGGGACAATCGCGTCAACAGGCCGACAGGGCCATCCTGA
- a CDS encoding NAD(P)/FAD-dependent oxidoreductase — translation MIAEETTTMPAAIGAAEVIETDVAIVGAGLAGSLARAVLARAGYRVLLIDKRQIPPDEFRVEKIAGRQIDILRRLGFIDEVKAVASSYDRSLNIRGGRLVDISVGRSYGISYANLVDMARSLTPDASSFLLDQVTDVHCSEDRQQLTLASGTRVVSRLVVLATGMASALGHNLGMRRQMIAARHSVTFGFTIARPDNAPFGFDSLTCYGKEAADGVDYLSLFPMSGGMRANLFMFRDPTDPIMRELRRDTRQTLLRLMPGLEPYLGDFQIVGQVKNWVMDLSVTEGHLQPGVVLIGDAFQTNCPAAGTGVSRLLVDVERLCTEYLPRWLETEGMGIEKIAQFYSDRDKLAADRHSLQLARFRQALTSNTDARWSMRRRLHFLRRMITHRVDRIHPGWVMRVRGALR, via the coding sequence ATGATTGCCGAGGAAACCACGACCATGCCGGCCGCGATTGGGGCGGCGGAGGTCATCGAGACGGACGTCGCCATCGTCGGCGCCGGCCTGGCAGGCTCGCTCGCCAGAGCTGTCCTCGCCCGAGCCGGGTACCGGGTCCTCCTGATCGACAAGCGCCAGATTCCACCGGATGAATTCCGCGTCGAAAAGATTGCCGGACGGCAGATCGATATCCTGCGTCGCCTGGGATTCATCGACGAGGTCAAGGCGGTCGCATCGTCGTATGACCGGTCGCTCAACATCAGGGGCGGCAGGCTGGTCGATATCAGTGTCGGCCGGTCCTATGGAATTTCCTATGCCAACCTCGTCGACATGGCACGCAGCCTGACGCCTGATGCGTCGAGCTTCCTGCTCGACCAGGTGACCGATGTCCATTGCAGCGAGGATCGTCAGCAGCTGACGCTGGCTTCCGGGACGCGCGTCGTCTCGCGTCTGGTCGTCCTGGCGACCGGCATGGCCAGCGCACTTGGCCACAATCTCGGCATGCGCCGGCAGATGATTGCCGCGCGACATTCGGTAACGTTCGGCTTCACGATCGCGCGGCCCGACAACGCGCCGTTCGGTTTCGACTCGCTGACCTGCTACGGCAAGGAGGCGGCCGACGGGGTGGATTACCTCAGCCTGTTTCCGATGTCGGGCGGCATGCGAGCAAACCTGTTCATGTTCCGCGATCCGACCGATCCGATCATGCGCGAGCTGCGCCGCGACACCAGACAAACGCTGCTCCGCCTGATGCCGGGCCTCGAGCCCTATCTCGGTGATTTCCAGATCGTCGGCCAGGTCAAGAACTGGGTCATGGATCTGTCCGTGACCGAGGGGCATCTGCAGCCGGGCGTCGTGTTGATCGGCGATGCGTTTCAGACCAACTGTCCGGCGGCGGGAACCGGCGTGAGCCGCCTGCTGGTCGATGTCGAACGTCTTTGCACGGAGTATCTGCCGCGCTGGCTCGAGACCGAAGGCATGGGCATCGAGAAGATCGCGCAGTTCTATTCCGATCGGGACAAGCTTGCCGCGGACCGGCACTCGCTGCAACTGGCGCGCTTCCGCCAGGCCCTGACCTCGAACACCGATGCTCGCTGGAGCATGCGGCGCAGACTGCACTTCCTGCGCCGCATGATCACGCATCGGGTGGACCGGATCCATCCGGGATGGGTCATGCGCGTTCGCGGCGCGCTCCGGTAG